One Mixta gaviniae genomic window carries:
- a CDS encoding DUF1145 family protein, whose amino-acid sequence MWLNLGRLLMVCVWAFLLLNIVQPFPKPLKYFVDVALIFMVIMHGLQLVLLRATQPKDGAKLSRLTQVKIFFFGVFELLAWQKKHYPKQ is encoded by the coding sequence ATGTGGCTTAATCTGGGGCGTTTGTTGATGGTCTGCGTCTGGGCCTTTTTGCTGCTGAATATCGTGCAGCCTTTTCCTAAGCCGCTGAAATATTTTGTCGATGTTGCGCTGATCTTTATGGTGATCATGCACGGTCTGCAGTTGGTGCTGCTGCGCGCCACCCAGCCAAAGGATGGCGCGAAGCTGAGCCGCCTGACGCAGGTTAAGATCTTCTTTTTCGGTGTGTTCGAGCTGCTCGCCTGGCAGAAGAAGCACTATCCGAAGCAGTAG
- the rsmD gene encoding 16S rRNA (guanine(966)-N(2))-methyltransferase, which translates to MNKKPHSAAGQIRIIGGQWRGRKLPVPDSAGLRPTTDRVRETLFNWLAPDIQQARCLDCFAGSGALGLEALSRYAGSATLLELEKPVARQLAQNLQTLKADNAQVIQTNTLSWLAQQGEPYQVVFIDPPFRKGLLAQTLQLLESNGWLADEALVYVESEVENGTPPVPANWFLHREKIAGQVAYRLYRREGVKQEQDNVA; encoded by the coding sequence ATGAATAAGAAACCCCACAGCGCCGCCGGACAAATCCGCATTATCGGCGGCCAGTGGCGCGGACGAAAACTGCCGGTGCCGGACAGCGCCGGTCTGCGCCCCACCACCGACCGCGTGCGTGAAACCCTGTTTAACTGGCTGGCGCCGGATATTCAGCAGGCGCGCTGCCTCGACTGCTTCGCCGGCAGCGGCGCGCTTGGCCTGGAGGCGCTGTCGCGCTATGCGGGCTCGGCGACGCTGCTGGAGCTGGAAAAACCGGTCGCCCGGCAGCTGGCGCAAAACCTGCAGACCCTGAAAGCCGATAACGCGCAGGTGATCCAGACCAATACCCTGAGCTGGCTGGCGCAGCAGGGTGAACCTTACCAGGTGGTGTTTATCGATCCGCCGTTTCGCAAAGGCCTGCTGGCGCAGACGCTACAGCTGCTGGAAAGCAACGGCTGGCTGGCGGACGAAGCGCTGGTCTACGTTGAAAGCGAAGTGGAAAACGGCACGCCGCCGGTGCCGGCCAACTGGTTTTTACATCGGGAAAAGATAGCGGGACAGGTCGCTTACCGCTTATACCGCCGCGAAGGCGTAAAACAGGAGCAGGATAATGTGGCTTAA